In the Burkholderia contaminans genome, CTTTGGACCTATACCCGTGGAGTACATAGTTTGAGGGCGAAAAGCGTGAAAGCGTTCTGCGGTGGGGTCGCCAAGGACTCTCCGTTTCGATGTATGCATACATCGAAATACATCGTTTCGGTTATCGGCTGTTCAGGCTCCGAGGATCTTTCGTATTGCACGCGCGAAGCCGACATCGAACACTGTCCGACCGTGTTCGTTCACGATCTCGCCATGGCTGCCTTCGTGTAAGCCATGTCTTTCGAGGTAGTCGGCAGAGACCGCCTTCCCCAGCGCTTCACGTTCTGAAGGAGTGAGCTGCGCGTTGTGGCCGTTTGTCGTTGTTGGCAACGCGATGGCGTCTCCTGACGCGCGCACACCGATTGGGCGTCGATCCACGACGACTTGCGCGTTGGATTTCAGAAGGTTGACCTCGGCCCGGAGCTTGTCTCGTTCCCCGATGATTGCTTGCATGATGGAGCGGATCGCGGGGTCGTGAATACGCATGAGGTATTCGTGGCTTGCCAGCGGTTTCGATGGTCGAAGTGTCGGTGGCCCGGCATACGTCGCCCAGGCCGAAATCAGCTCGCGGTAGTCTGCCGATTGCATGTTGTAGAGGACGCGTCCCTTTAGGACGCCTTCCGCCTCGGCCAGGCGACCAATGGTTGAGAGAGAAAATCGCGCGAGCCTGATTCCTGATGCCTGCGACAAATCTCGTGCAGCGCTTTTAGCCTAGCAAGCCGATGGGCACGACCACCCTTGGCGAGCAGCGTGCCGAGAAGCACGTTCGGGTGGTCGAATGTCGCGCTGTTCATGCTTGCGACTCGTCGATTCGTTGAGGCTTGCGCTTGAGCATGCCGGTGGCATTGCATTCCGGCAGAAACGTGGCGAAATCAATGCCAAATCGCTCGCTGAGACTCCGGCCGGCGTCCATCAGGTTGATGACCTGCCGCGTTCCCAGCACTGGATTAGCGGGGTTCATCTGCCGCGCGAGACGGCGCATGAATGCGTTGCCAACGCGGAGTTGTTCTTCTTCGCCCAGCGTCATGAAGACGGGCGCAAGGTGATCGCGATAAAGCACGGCATCGAGCAACTGACTACGACGGAATACTGCCTTGCCTGCATCGAGATCCGGATAGAGCTCGACATCGTCGCAAACTCCAGCGAGCTGAAGCAATTCCGATTCGGTCTCTTCGAACGCGATGTGCACATCGCTCGCGGTGCCCACCGCCACTAGTTGAGTAGAGTCTTCGACGGCCCGGTCGAGCGCAGCCTTGCAGCGCTCAATGAGCCGCCAACAAGCGGTGAGATCCTCCGCGAAGTCGTTAAATCGCTTCATCGATCCTTCCCACACGCGCTCAGCTTGCCGAAAGGCATCGAGATGAAGGAAGACCTCGCCAGCGTCTTCAGCGTCAGCCTTCTGCTTCTTTAGGTCAAGAAGCACGCGTTCATTCGCGAGGCAAGCATTGCGGGCCTCGTCGAAATGGTAGGCGATCGTGTTGAAGTGCGCGGCGAGCGATGGAAGGTAGTGAGGCTCCGTCACGAACCAGCGGCATCGAACGCAGTTGCGATTCCCTCCCGGAACGGGAGCGTGCTTTGCGTTGCCAACGGCAGTCCCCGGCAAAACCATCGGACCTCCGTTGTGGCATCCGCCAATCGAACGATTCTCCATCGAATCGCTGGCGTTTCCTCCAGCGAGGCAAAGGCCGTGGTGCATTGGCATCCAGCCCAACGCGTTTCTTGCCGCTGGATGCTCAGGGATTGCATCTGAAACACTGCTCACACTATTGCAGATCGCACTTCGGACAAGTTCGTCGTGTGCGGTATCGAGCAGAAAGTTCTGAATGCTCGCATTCTTATTTGCATCCAGGCGAGCCTTCGCATCGAGGAGGACGTCGCGAATATGGGTGGCTCCAGGCTTGGTGTAGTACAAGGTCATGACCAACCGGCTATGACCGACAAGCTTCTGCAGCACAGGGAACGGCACCTGTCCTTCCAAGGCCAGTGCAGTGACAAGGGAGACTCGCAAACTGTGAAGTGGGAACAACGTTCTCTTCTTGGACTGGGGCGGCAGCAGCCGAATCGGTGTTCCGTTGTGGTGAGTTTCGGAACGCCCGGCG is a window encoding:
- the gmtX gene encoding gamma-mobile-trio protein GmtX, which translates into the protein MSQASGIRLARFSLSTIGRLAEAEGVLKGRVLYNMQSADYRELISAWATYAGPPTLRPSKPLASHEYLMRIHDPAIRSIMQAIIGERDKLRAEVNLLKSNAQVVVDRRPIGVRASGDAIALPTTTNGHNAQLTPSEREALGKAVSADYLERHGLHEGSHGEIVNEHGRTVFDVGFARAIRKILGA
- the gmtZ gene encoding gamma-mobile-trio integrase GmtZ, producing MYKTSPTKPKGRRKAARTERSMRRDSDATLTWVVEFYPELAAWRGFALEWLGGETHGLHQRLQALSTFFERYLILQSLPLDPSVFLAQTTQVPEFHRTACPDSPWGISANNLIHAFLQFVLLRHFSQIGKNDNAVLMQGYHNPVRRMSKAGLPKRGESVYSPLPYGYIDQLRQMLAAGPHFRDWQWAHGALGSKIGHMGASAPDWLDVTEDEIDRDDPDCVWRIRKLSRNYRGGQVLQMWSPVRWVALLVKLILPLRTSRVRVLDSGEADTWRYAAGRWERNSSEIAEGSESRPLQQGVFRRDYDRNNNENALAILYINTNKTADVSKSGPEKGYLLPWTHGGALHQNVFYWIEKLRNWQEKYNPISRRTSWAELDRRHIIAKTDFQLARYPDACFLFRLPEYPTARMRNFPLQDQALNSCWFYLLKAFESRLAGRSETHHNGTPIRLLPPQSKKRTLFPLHSLRVSLVTALALEGQVPFPVLQKLVGHSRLVMTLYYTKPGATHIRDVLLDAKARLDANKNASIQNFLLDTAHDELVRSAICNSVSSVSDAIPEHPAARNALGWMPMHHGLCLAGGNASDSMENRSIGGCHNGGPMVLPGTAVGNAKHAPVPGGNRNCVRCRWFVTEPHYLPSLAAHFNTIAYHFDEARNACLANERVLLDLKKQKADAEDAGEVFLHLDAFRQAERVWEGSMKRFNDFAEDLTACWRLIERCKAALDRAVEDSTQLVAVGTASDVHIAFEETESELLQLAGVCDDVELYPDLDAGKAVFRRSQLLDAVLYRDHLAPVFMTLGEEEQLRVGNAFMRRLARQMNPANPVLGTRQVINLMDAGRSLSERFGIDFATFLPECNATGMLKRKPQRIDESQA